In the Victivallis sp. Marseille-Q1083 genome, one interval contains:
- a CDS encoding IS630 family transposase, producing MGEYLKRWGFTPQKPVKKAYQRNEAHVQKWLIEEYPRIKKLAKSEDADIFWGDETGIRNDEAKGRSYAPKGNPPVQAVNPVREKVNMISAITNQGKTHFMFYSETMTAQLLIQFMERLIRQNERKVYLILDNLRVHHSKTLTGFLQENAAFIRLFYLPSYSPDLNPDEYLNRDLKSNLSNKPLGRAKGKITEHAKLHMEMIAEQPERIKKLFHSKTVLYAS from the coding sequence ATGGGGGAGTACTTGAAACGCTGGGGATTTACGCCGCAAAAACCAGTTAAGAAAGCTTATCAGCGCAATGAGGCGCACGTTCAAAAATGGCTGATTGAGGAGTATCCCCGAATCAAAAAGCTGGCAAAATCAGAAGATGCGGATATCTTTTGGGGGGATGAAACAGGAATTCGCAATGACGAGGCTAAGGGCCGCAGTTATGCGCCGAAAGGCAACCCCCCGGTGCAAGCAGTCAATCCGGTACGCGAAAAAGTTAATATGATCAGCGCGATTACCAACCAGGGGAAAACTCATTTCATGTTTTACAGCGAAACGATGACAGCTCAACTCCTGATCCAATTCATGGAACGTCTGATTCGTCAAAATGAGCGGAAAGTGTATTTGATTCTGGATAACCTGCGGGTTCACCACAGCAAAACGTTGACTGGTTTTCTGCAGGAAAACGCGGCTTTCATCAGGCTATTTTACTTGCCGAGCTACAGTCCCGACCTGAACCCGGATGAATATCTCAACCGCGACTTGAAATCAAATCTGAGCAACAAGCCCTTGGGGCGCGCCAAAGGAAAAATAACCGAACATGCCAAGCTACATATGGAAATGATAGCTGAACAACCGGAACGAATCAAGAAATTATTCCATTCCAAGACTGTTTTATATGCAAGTTAG
- a CDS encoding helix-turn-helix transcriptional regulator translates to MKLLEQHCQVNVVTSPESDDKAIDFEDTQFWKENKHRVLAGARFRAGLTQKALAERTGIRKSMLSEYENGKRKITRKTAEKLAEALNTYPEKFMDALG, encoded by the coding sequence ATGAAATTGCTGGAGCAGCACTGCCAGGTGAATGTTGTCACCTCTCCGGAGAGCGACGATAAAGCAATTGATTTTGAAGACACTCAGTTCTGGAAAGAGAACAAGCACCGGGTTCTGGCCGGGGCAAGGTTTCGGGCTGGATTGACGCAAAAGGCGCTCGCCGAGCGCACCGGCATTCGGAAATCCATGCTTAGCGAGTACGAGAACGGCAAGCGCAAAATCACCCGCAAGACGGCCGAAAAGCTGGCGGAAGCGTTGAACACCTATCCGGAAAAGTTTATGGACGCGCTCGGATAA
- a CDS encoding helix-turn-helix domain-containing protein: protein METQDARKLDKVALEERRKQAVRLYQSGKCNNCTEIGKIVGAHRNTVGKWISRWKKSGLPALKVKKCGRPFGFGRRLLPHEETKIRKDLVDHCPDQLRLPFALWTRQAVRLHIKISFGIEIPV, encoded by the coding sequence ATGGAAACTCAAGATGCCCGAAAACTCGATAAGGTCGCTCTTGAAGAGCGGCGCAAGCAGGCCGTGAGATTGTATCAAAGCGGCAAATGTAATAATTGTACAGAAATCGGAAAAATCGTCGGAGCGCACCGCAACACGGTGGGCAAGTGGATCAGCAGGTGGAAAAAAAGCGGCTTGCCTGCTTTGAAAGTAAAGAAATGCGGTCGTCCATTCGGCTTTGGACGCCGTCTGCTTCCGCATGAGGAGACCAAGATACGGAAAGATTTGGTCGATCATTGTCCGGATCAGTTAAGATTGCCATTTGCGCTTTGGACTCGTCAGGCGGTACGGTTGCACATCAAGATTTCGTTTGGAATCGAAATACCAGTCTGA
- a CDS encoding GPO family capsid scaffolding protein, giving the protein MPGMCLTNWVTIGRSGPTVDGRKIDPEALKAAAKNYNPETYTAIINYNHLYGNLGSVRELRAADKGDYVELQARLRPNLYYYMFNSNEMGLFFSMELVKNFAETKKPYLIGLAATDNPASLGTTELHFSADADRDNYMRGESVRLADAGLPARESLKSALLGALKDFFNHEPKEDDMTKEELTAAVAEAVNPLAGRLEKLEEKFSAPDNGDAAAGAGKSPVAPDDDYKAKYAALEGKYAELVGKYAELAGKVEAALKDVPGETEKNSTGAADGAAPFIM; this is encoded by the coding sequence ATGCCTGGAATGTGTTTGACCAACTGGGTGACGATCGGCCGCAGCGGCCCGACGGTGGACGGCCGGAAAATTGATCCTGAAGCGCTGAAGGCCGCGGCGAAAAATTACAATCCGGAAACCTATACCGCGATTATCAATTACAACCATCTTTACGGCAATCTGGGCAGTGTCCGCGAATTGCGGGCGGCGGACAAAGGCGACTATGTCGAGCTGCAGGCCCGGCTTCGGCCGAACCTGTATTACTACATGTTCAACAGCAACGAAATGGGGCTGTTCTTCTCGATGGAGCTGGTCAAAAATTTTGCCGAAACCAAAAAACCCTACTTGATCGGCCTGGCGGCGACGGACAACCCGGCGAGCCTGGGCACCACCGAACTGCATTTCAGTGCCGACGCCGACCGCGACAATTATATGCGCGGAGAATCCGTCCGGCTGGCCGACGCCGGCCTTCCGGCCCGCGAATCCCTGAAAAGCGCGCTGCTCGGCGCGTTGAAGGATTTTTTCAACCATGAACCAAAGGAAGACGACATGACGAAAGAAGAATTGACGGCGGCCGTGGCCGAGGCGGTGAACCCGCTGGCCGGACGGCTGGAGAAGCTCGAAGAAAAATTTTCGGCGCCGGACAACGGCGACGCCGCCGCCGGAGCCGGAAAATCCCCGGTTGCGCCCGACGATGATTACAAGGCGAAGTACGCCGCGCTGGAGGGCAAATACGCCGAACTGGTAGGCAAGTATGCCGAACTGGCCGGCAAGGTTGAAGCGGCGTTGAAAGACGTTCCCGGCGAAACGGAAAAAAACTCGACCGGCGCGGCCGACGGCGCGGCGCCGTTCATCATGTAA
- a CDS encoding ogr/Delta-like zinc finger family protein, whose translation MRITCPHCQSRALITHSSRLSRTVAEIYCVCKSDDCAARFVMRIAFSHDVTPPASTLTNSLYEQIANLPERDKAELLRTFAPHQPKLL comes from the coding sequence ATGCGCATCACTTGCCCGCATTGCCAATCCCGGGCCCTGATTACCCACAGCTCCCGTCTCTCCCGGACGGTGGCCGAAATTTACTGCGTCTGCAAATCGGACGATTGCGCCGCGCGCTTTGTGATGCGGATCGCTTTTTCGCACGACGTCACCCCGCCGGCTTCGACGCTCACCAACTCGCTTTATGAGCAGATTGCCAATTTACCCGAACGCGACAAGGCCGAGCTGCTGCGCACATTCGCGCCGCATCAGCCCAAATTGCTTTAA
- the nrdD gene encoding anaerobic ribonucleoside-triphosphate reductase: MTKCNEKCEIYSRVCGYFRPVSNWNKGKQAEFADRKTYKVIVEAGRINNKK, translated from the coding sequence ATGACGAAATGCAACGAAAAGTGTGAGATTTACAGCCGGGTTTGCGGTTACTTTCGGCCGGTGTCCAATTGGAACAAAGGCAAGCAGGCGGAATTTGCCGACCGGAAAACTTATAAAGTGATCGTCGAAGCTGGGCGAATAAATAATAAAAAGTGA
- a CDS encoding glycosyltransferase family 2 protein has protein sequence MKELIKITVILRVGGETRLLDRVLAALYAELPAGCEVMTVDCEPGSRNLAILADYPDIHHLPVKQSEYVPGRVMNRAAAAAAGEILVFQNDDAVAAPGWLGALIAPLAAPGVGAVYARQTPRADAWLPVVVDYRGVFGDGPGADDFFSIVSAAARRETLLACPFREDLRYAEDTEWALRLRAAGRRVVYVPGAVVEHSHNYPFRAFCRRCFREELAHVEIGRHTSICRHLFWRLPGGCCHDLQLAWRTGRCRELPRALVYRVLQHCSGAAGIVAGRWRKFLRRETA, from the coding sequence ATGAAAGAGTTAATCAAAATTACGGTGATTTTGCGCGTCGGCGGCGAAACCCGGCTGCTGGATCGGGTGCTGGCGGCGCTGTATGCCGAACTGCCGGCCGGCTGCGAGGTGATGACCGTAGACTGCGAGCCGGGCAGCCGCAATTTAGCGATTCTGGCCGATTATCCGGATATACATCATTTGCCGGTCAAACAGTCCGAATACGTGCCGGGCCGGGTGATGAACCGCGCGGCGGCCGCCGCGGCCGGGGAAATACTGGTGTTCCAGAACGACGACGCGGTGGCGGCTCCCGGCTGGCTGGGGGCGCTGATCGCGCCGCTGGCGGCTCCGGGCGTCGGCGCGGTCTATGCCCGGCAGACGCCGCGCGCGGACGCCTGGCTGCCGGTGGTGGTCGATTACCGCGGCGTGTTCGGCGACGGGCCGGGCGCCGATGACTTTTTTTCAATCGTATCGGCGGCGGCGCGGCGCGAAACTTTACTCGCGTGTCCGTTTCGCGAGGATCTGCGCTATGCGGAAGATACCGAATGGGCGCTGCGGCTGCGGGCCGCCGGGCGGCGCGTCGTTTACGTGCCGGGCGCGGTGGTTGAACATTCTCACAATTACCCGTTCCGGGCCTTTTGCCGCCGTTGTTTTCGGGAAGAACTGGCCCATGTGGAAATCGGCCGGCACACGTCGATTTGCCGGCATCTGTTCTGGCGGCTTCCGGGCGGCTGCTGCCATGACCTGCAACTGGCTTGGCGAACCGGCCGCTGCAGGGAGCTGCCGCGCGCATTGGTCTACCGGGTGCTGCAGCACTGCAGCGGCGCGGCCGGCATCGTGGCCGGGCGTTGGCGGAAGTTTCTGCGCCGCGAAACAGCTTGA
- a CDS encoding toprim domain-containing protein, whose protein sequence is MPDYPPELVRLVRQRLLDDQRFNLKSGQPLRNGMCRECGKKKCFITPEKFFFVKCGSGIWGGSKPAGKLSPDFFLIFSRLYGGDNRDAVADGYMCFDRGFSSDIIKGMYQQGARHIRGKWYETVRVQLWDGHYWERLIDADAVDANEGRKAMFSNGSAGAIKGRAWIPPGMEICRDDRIIITEGIFKSMAWLHVKDETGKPYKSITGMSAGNIPVKTIKEHADKNILWVLALDNDTAGHENAEKFVQIMTDLKQRYLVAFPRRKGEDWDDLFRKGALGPKMYQESVWRGRVDMAKSRVEKAAWIFARERSGYFLFDFDCRLFSCKMNSDTSGFTNGLDGRFDIPLEIGAFREVVDDIDEIANTTPEFLYFERDSVTGAQEYFFRAPLRRYGRIENETIALDGSVLASPDTFSKTLMSLTSGRYFDGKKVDLAILKDRWFNYGTTYVRSLPFVGYDKSTGVYVFHDWACHNGRILAKNENDFFEAGKHSLKVKTPKGQERNEMNSYMKPGAFTPDWLTDYQGAFSWNGMVVLAWWLGTLFAEQIRAEFGYWPVMEVTGEQGTGKTQMIEFLWRCCGRSEYEGFDPSKSTLVGRSRTFQQVANLPVVLLEGDRESGKTWDYNEIKMLYNGRYGRAIGVKTSGNETIEGVFRGGVMIAQNATVATESDAVLARIVHVHCTKEHFTPEGEQMALRLNRMPTADLCGFIGAAVTNERRLLRSFRANFEKLDGEWLANHDIQNRIVHNHAMVAAWLHTLPELFGNRMRGDWLDYLTSYLWSRAQDRQARCAADHPLLAQFWEQYEFIQTAQLEAGSTKNQLNHSKTPGEIAINLQHFQNLALNYRLEMLPLNELKRLFPIGKRYRLIANKPVNSAIRPGQSVRCYVFSAKGDSE, encoded by the coding sequence ATGCCTGATTATCCACCGGAATTGGTTCGGCTGGTGCGGCAGCGGTTGTTGGACGATCAGCGTTTCAACTTAAAAAGCGGGCAACCGCTCCGCAATGGAATGTGCCGGGAATGCGGCAAGAAAAAATGCTTTATCACGCCGGAAAAATTTTTTTTCGTCAAATGCGGATCCGGGATTTGGGGTGGGAGTAAACCCGCCGGAAAACTTTCCCCGGATTTTTTTCTGATTTTTTCCCGCCTCTATGGCGGCGACAACCGCGACGCCGTCGCCGATGGATATATGTGTTTCGACCGCGGGTTTTCTTCCGACATTATAAAAGGTATGTATCAGCAGGGCGCGCGGCATATCCGCGGTAAATGGTACGAAACCGTCCGCGTCCAGTTGTGGGACGGGCACTATTGGGAACGCCTGATCGACGCCGACGCGGTGGACGCCAACGAGGGCCGCAAGGCGATGTTCAGCAACGGCAGCGCCGGCGCGATCAAGGGAAGAGCCTGGATCCCGCCGGGCATGGAGATTTGCCGGGACGACCGGATTATTATCACCGAAGGAATTTTCAAGTCGATGGCCTGGCTGCATGTCAAGGACGAGACCGGCAAGCCGTATAAATCCATTACCGGCATGAGCGCCGGCAATATCCCGGTCAAAACGATCAAGGAGCACGCCGACAAAAATATCCTTTGGGTATTGGCGCTGGACAATGACACGGCCGGTCATGAAAACGCCGAAAAATTCGTCCAGATCATGACCGACTTGAAACAGCGATATCTGGTCGCCTTTCCGCGGCGCAAGGGGGAGGATTGGGACGACCTTTTCCGCAAGGGGGCGCTCGGTCCGAAAATGTACCAGGAAAGCGTCTGGCGCGGCCGGGTCGACATGGCCAAAAGCCGGGTTGAAAAAGCGGCCTGGATTTTCGCCCGTGAACGCTCCGGCTATTTTCTGTTTGATTTTGACTGCCGGCTGTTTTCCTGCAAGATGAACAGCGACACCAGCGGATTTACTAACGGCCTCGATGGCCGGTTCGATATACCGCTTGAGATCGGCGCATTCCGGGAAGTTGTCGACGATATCGACGAAATCGCCAACACAACGCCGGAATTTCTGTATTTTGAGCGCGATTCGGTGACCGGCGCGCAGGAATATTTCTTCCGGGCGCCGCTCCGCCGCTACGGCCGTATTGAGAATGAAACGATTGCGCTGGACGGCAGCGTTCTGGCGTCGCCTGATACCTTCAGCAAGACGTTGATGTCGCTGACCTCCGGCCGGTATTTCGATGGAAAAAAAGTCGACCTCGCCATTCTGAAAGACCGTTGGTTTAATTATGGGACTACATACGTCCGGAGCCTGCCGTTCGTCGGATACGATAAATCGACCGGCGTCTATGTGTTTCATGACTGGGCGTGCCATAACGGCCGGATCCTGGCCAAGAACGAAAACGATTTTTTTGAAGCAGGCAAACATAGTTTGAAAGTGAAAACCCCCAAAGGACAGGAGCGTAATGAAATGAACTCATACATGAAGCCCGGCGCTTTCACGCCGGATTGGCTGACCGATTACCAGGGCGCATTTTCGTGGAACGGCATGGTGGTATTGGCCTGGTGGCTCGGCACCTTGTTCGCCGAGCAGATCCGCGCCGAATTCGGCTATTGGCCGGTGATGGAAGTAACCGGCGAACAGGGCACCGGAAAAACCCAGATGATCGAATTTCTGTGGCGCTGCTGCGGCCGGAGCGAATACGAAGGGTTCGACCCGTCAAAGTCGACGCTGGTCGGCCGAAGCCGGACGTTCCAGCAGGTGGCCAATTTGCCGGTGGTGCTGCTGGAGGGCGACCGGGAAAGCGGCAAGACCTGGGATTACAACGAAATTAAAATGTTGTATAACGGCCGCTACGGCCGGGCGATCGGCGTCAAGACCAGCGGCAACGAAACGATCGAGGGCGTGTTCCGCGGCGGCGTGATGATCGCCCAGAACGCGACAGTGGCCACGGAGTCGGACGCGGTGCTGGCCCGCATCGTGCATGTCCATTGCACCAAGGAACACTTCACGCCGGAGGGCGAACAGATGGCGCTGCGGCTGAATCGAATGCCGACCGCCGACTTGTGCGGGTTCATCGGCGCAGCCGTAACCAATGAAAGACGGCTTTTACGGTCTTTCCGGGCCAACTTTGAAAAGCTCGACGGCGAATGGCTGGCCAACCACGATATTCAGAACCGCATCGTCCACAATCACGCGATGGTGGCGGCCTGGCTGCACACCTTGCCGGAACTGTTCGGCAATCGCATGCGGGGCGACTGGCTCGACTATCTGACTTCCTATCTATGGAGCCGGGCGCAGGATCGCCAGGCGCGCTGCGCGGCCGACCACCCGCTGCTGGCGCAATTCTGGGAACAGTACGAGTTTATCCAGACGGCGCAACTGGAGGCCGGTTCGACGAAAAACCAGCTCAACCATTCCAAAACGCCGGGTGAAATCGCGATCAATCTGCAGCACTTTCAAAACCTCGCTTTGAATTATCGTTTGGAAATGCTGCCCTTGAATGAATTGAAACGGCTGTTTCCGATCGGCAAGCGTTATCGGCTGATCGCCAACAAGCCGGTAAATTCGGCGATTCGCCCTGGCCAGTCGGTTCGATGCTATGTATTTTCCGCCAAAGGTGATAGCGAATAA
- a CDS encoding terminase family protein — protein sequence MKYSETQKAAARSRYFDGETVEVIADALAIERRTLYNWIRTGGWRPAAGRENVDGLIECRISQLLRQEEKSLPQLLELERLLEHVERRKLNAARLADKRRSAAAAESDAEPAAAAPPETAPRKKRGRKPGKNDFTAIDEIDLMDKFRDGLFAYQLQLWEKRRERTRNILKSRQIGLTWYFAREAFTDALLTGRNKIFISASRAQSEIFKDYIRELALEWFEIDLKGSDKIVIHTPHGVATLYFLSTNSATGQGRHGDVYIDEYFWIPNFSKVKKLVGASSAQAQWSRTFFSTPSATTHEAYPFWTGDEYNERNRKTNKKLAEFPGRKELRDGFRLCPDGQWRTIITLDDAERMGCTLFNRADLELEYSPEEFRQLFGCEFIDDAGSVFSFSQLCACLGDKNLFPPGLDKQPVWIGYDPSRNRDGACIVVVAPPGTYRGTFHVIEKITLHDVSWPAQADFMKGLTKKYHVQRITMDATGPGSGVSEYVQLFFPRADGIVYTPEQKNQLVLKAQQVIGDGRIKWDASWSDIAAGFLQVKRAVGAKSDKILYYANRSEKTGHADAAWAIMQAISNEGLILPDQERKSRWSIGA from the coding sequence ATGAAATATTCCGAAACACAAAAGGCGGCGGCGCGAAGCCGGTATTTCGACGGCGAAACGGTCGAGGTGATCGCCGACGCGCTGGCGATTGAGCGCCGCACGCTTTACAACTGGATCAGAACCGGCGGCTGGCGGCCGGCGGCCGGCCGGGAGAACGTCGACGGCCTGATCGAATGCCGGATATCGCAGCTCCTGCGGCAGGAAGAAAAGAGCCTGCCGCAATTGCTGGAGCTTGAACGGCTGCTGGAGCATGTTGAGCGCCGCAAACTCAATGCCGCGCGCCTGGCCGACAAACGGCGGTCGGCCGCCGCCGCCGAAAGCGACGCCGAACCGGCGGCCGCCGCGCCCCCGGAAACGGCGCCGCGGAAAAAACGCGGCCGCAAACCGGGCAAAAACGACTTCACCGCTATCGACGAAATCGACCTGATGGACAAGTTCCGCGACGGGCTGTTCGCCTATCAGCTCCAGCTCTGGGAAAAGCGGCGGGAGCGGACGCGGAATATTCTGAAATCGCGCCAGATCGGCTTGACCTGGTATTTTGCGCGCGAGGCGTTCACCGACGCATTGTTGACCGGCCGCAATAAAATCTTCATTTCGGCCAGCCGGGCGCAGTCGGAGATTTTCAAGGACTATATCCGGGAGCTGGCGCTCGAATGGTTTGAAATCGACCTCAAGGGCAGCGACAAAATCGTCATTCACACGCCGCACGGCGTCGCCACCTTGTATTTCCTCTCCACCAACAGCGCCACCGGCCAGGGCCGCCACGGCGACGTCTACATCGACGAATATTTCTGGATCCCGAATTTCAGCAAGGTCAAAAAACTGGTCGGCGCTTCCTCCGCCCAGGCGCAATGGTCGCGCACCTTTTTCTCGACGCCAAGCGCCACCACCCATGAGGCGTACCCGTTCTGGACTGGCGACGAATACAACGAACGGAACCGGAAAACCAATAAAAAACTGGCGGAATTTCCGGGCCGGAAAGAATTGCGCGACGGGTTCCGGCTCTGTCCGGACGGCCAGTGGCGGACGATTATCACGCTGGACGACGCCGAGCGGATGGGCTGCACGCTGTTCAACCGCGCCGACCTCGAGCTGGAATACTCCCCGGAAGAGTTCCGGCAGTTGTTCGGCTGCGAGTTCATCGACGACGCCGGCAGCGTTTTCTCGTTCAGCCAGTTGTGCGCCTGCCTCGGCGACAAAAACCTGTTCCCGCCCGGCCTCGACAAGCAACCGGTCTGGATCGGTTACGACCCGTCGCGCAACCGCGACGGCGCCTGCATCGTCGTCGTCGCGCCGCCGGGCACTTATCGCGGCACGTTCCATGTGATCGAAAAAATCACGCTGCACGATGTGAGCTGGCCCGCGCAGGCGGACTTCATGAAGGGGTTGACCAAAAAGTATCATGTCCAACGGATCACGATGGACGCGACCGGCCCAGGCTCCGGCGTCTCCGAATACGTGCAATTGTTTTTCCCGCGCGCCGACGGTATCGTCTACACGCCGGAGCAGAAAAATCAGCTGGTATTGAAGGCGCAGCAGGTGATCGGCGACGGCCGGATCAAATGGGACGCGTCATGGTCGGATATCGCCGCCGGCTTTTTGCAGGTCAAGCGCGCCGTCGGCGCGAAAAGCGACAAAATCCTGTACTACGCCAACCGCAGCGAAAAGACCGGCCACGCCGACGCCGCCTGGGCGATCATGCAGGCGATTTCCAACGAAGGTTTGATCCTGCCGGACCAGGAGCGCAAAAGCCGCTGGTCGATCGGCGCTTGA